The nucleotide window AGTTCCTCGCCGAGGGTTCATTCCACGGCCAGCCACCACTCACTCCTATTCCCTGCGAAGCcgtgacaacctggtatcagagaccatggCGTCTTCGGCCCCCGCTGCGCCCACCACCGCCGACCCCGCCGCCCCCATAAACCCATCTGCTTCCGCCATCATCGTCAATCCAGTCACACCCGCCGCCACCGATGCCATCATGACCACTTCGGCGGCTCAGCAGTTGTACACGCCGCCAACGTCCCCCGCCGAGGCGTTCAACACCCTCACGGTGGCCATCTACCAGATCCAGCACCAGCTGGGCGACCTGTCGCTGCGCATGGCGGCACTCGAGCACCGCTCGCCGCCAGTATCATTGCCGGTCCAGTACGGGCTGCCCGGCTATGGCGGCATCCCTTCGCTGCCGGCCTCTGTGCCAATCCCTTTGGAGGTGCCCCCGGTATCATCCACGGCATCTGCACCACCGGCCCAGCCCGCCCACCTACCGGTGCCCGGCTCCCTGCATCCACAGCCATCGGTGGGGGTTCCCATCACCCAGATATCCTTTCCCCTGTCGCCATCCCTAGTGCCATCTATGTCCACCATCCTCCACGGCGGCTGTTACACACCCCAAACCACAACCTTGCTGACTGCCACCATGCATTGTGCGCCACCGCACCTTCATGTTCCACAAGGACCTCAGGGCCATGCCGTGCCACGCTACCACAAACTCTCCATTCCCACCTTTGACGGCAAGGTAGACCCGCTCGGGTGGCTCAACAAGTGCGAGCAATTCTTCCGCGCCCAGCAGACCCCGGACGCAGATCGTGTCTAGCTCGCTTCCTACCACTTGAGTGGCACGGCTCAACAGTGGTACATCACCCTGGAGCGCGACGCTGGCAAGCCTGCGTGGGATGAGTTCAAGCGTCTCTATCACCAGCGATTTGGACCACCGATCAGCACGAATCACTTGGCGGACTTGGCCCGATTGCCGTTCCCCTCCACCGTCGAGGCTTACCTGGAGCTATTCTAGGCGCGGCTCGCACACGCGGGTTGCCTCGCTCCACTCCAGCAGGCCCAACTCTTTACCGGGGGACTGCCTGAGGCCCTCCGTGTCGACGTCGAGCTTCACAAGCCACATGACCTCCAGCGGGCCGTGCGGCTGGCGCGTGCCTACGAACGCCGGAATGCGACCAACCCCCTCGCTCTTCCGACACCACCCCCACGGCCGCCACGATGCGTCCCTGGGCTCCAGGCCACCCTGCCAGCGCCAGCTTCCCTCCAGGGCGCATCGCCCTCGGCTGCGTCTTCAACGACGGCGCCCCTACGCTCCTTCAAGCGGCTGTCCCCGAACGAGATGGCAGCGCGTCGCAAGCAAGGCCTTTGTTACAACTGTGACGAGGCCTATGTCCGAGGCCACAAATGCGCGCGGCTCTTCTACCTCGAGGCAGAGGATTACATCGTTGAGGAACCAGACGAAGACGACGTCACACCAGCAGGGGCAGTCGCTGTAGGCGAGGCACCGCACGGGTTCGACCCTGATGCACCCCTGATCTCCCTCTCGGCCATCACGGGCATCCGCATGGAGGACACCATGCAGATCCGTGTCCACATGGGTGACCAGGAGTTCACGGCTTTGATCGACTCTAGCTCGACGCATAATTTCATCAACTTGCCAACCGGCCACCGTGTCGGCCTTCGGTTCCACGATAGCAGGGGCGCTCACGTCACGGTGGCCAACGGCGACCGCATGCCCTGTAGTGGTCTCGCGCGGGATGTCGCAATCCAGATCGGCGACGAGTTCTTCACTATCGACTGCTACTCCATCGGCCTCGACTGCTATGACATGATCCTCGGTACCACCTGGCTGCGCACCCTCGGGCCCATCCTGTGGGACTTCAACGACCTTTGCATGGCGTTCAATCACAATGGTCGCGGGGTGCTTTGGAAGGGGATCGGGTCCACACGCACCGATATTCCTCCAACTGGCCGCCTCCAAGCTCGTCACATCTTCACAGCCAAGGTCACGGAACGGGCCCTGCTTGAGCGCCTGCTGGACTCCTACGCCGATGTCTTCGCCATGCTGGTGGGGCTACCACCAGCCCGCCCGTGTGACCACCGTATCCATCTGAAGCCGGCTACGGAACCCATCGCGGTGCGCCCTTACCGGTACCCCCAACTTCAGAAAGATGAGCTAGAGAAGCAATGTGAAGAGATGCTCCAGCAAGGTATCATACGGCCTAGCACATCACCGTTCTCGGCACCGGTGCTGCTTGTCAAGAAATAGGACGGCTCATGGCGGTTTTGTGTCGACTACCGCGCTCTGAACGCCGCAACAGTCAAAGACAAGTTTCCGATTCCGGTTGTTGAGGAGCTGCTGGATGAGCTCCATGGCGCCAAATTTTTCACAAAGCTCGATCTTCGCTCAGGGTATCACCAAGTGCGGGTTCACCCCGAGGACGtcgccaagacggcgttccgcactcaCCATGCCCACTTCGAGTTCCTGGTCATGCCCTTCGGCCTGTCCAACGCGCCGTCCACGTTCCAAGCTCTCATGAACTTCACCCTCCGGGCATTCCTTCGCCGCTGCGTTTTGGTGTTCTTCGACGACATCCTCATCTACAGCGCCACGTGGACCGAGCACCTACAGCACCTGCACGCCATCCTCGACACTCTTCGCACGCACCGGCTGCACATCAAACGCTCCAAGTGCGCCTTCGCCTCATCTTCGGTCCACTACTTGGGCCATGTGATTTCGCAGGAGGGCATCGCCATGGACGAGACCAAGGTAGGCGCTGTCCAATCCTGGCCGTGACCGTGCTCGGCCAGGGGTCTGCGGGGCTTTCTCGGCTTAGCCGGATATTACCGGCGCTTCATCAAGGAGTACGGCACCATCGCAGCGCCACTGACCCAACTCCTGCGGAAGGATGGTTTCCGGTGGACAGAGGCCGCAACAGCGGCGTTTGACGGCCTGAAAAAGGCGCTCTCTACGGCTCCTGTGCTGCACCTGCCGGATTTCACCAAGGGGTTCACCGTC belongs to Miscanthus floridulus cultivar M001 chromosome 4, ASM1932011v1, whole genome shotgun sequence and includes:
- the LOC136549039 gene encoding uncharacterized protein; this encodes MAARRKQGLCYNCDEAYVRGHKCARLFYLEAEDYIVEEPDEDDVTPAGAVAVGEAPHGFDPDAPLISLSAITGIRMEDTMQIRVHMGDQEFTALIDSSSTHNFINLPTGHRVGLRFHDSRGAHVTVANGDRMPCSGLARDVAIQIGDEFFTIDCYSIGLDCYDMILGTTWLRTLGPILWDFNDLCMAFNHNGRGVLWKGIGSTRTDIPPTGRLQARHIFTAKVTERALLERLLDSYADVFAMLVGLPPARPCDHRIHLKPATEPIAVRPYRYPQLQKDELEKQCEEMLQQGYHQVRVHPEDVAKTAFRTHHAHFEFLVMPFGLSNAPSTFQALMNFTLRAFLRRCVLVFFDDILIYSATWTEHLQHLHAILDTLRTHRLHIKRSKCAFASSSVHYLGHVISQEGIAMDETKEYGTIAAPLTQLLRKDGFRWTEAATAAFDGLKKALSTAPVLHLPDFTKGFTVDCDVSGSGFGAVLHQGDGPVAFFSRPFAARHLKVAVYEQELIGLVQAVRH